The proteins below come from a single bacterium genomic window:
- a CDS encoding type I restriction-modification system subunit M, with amino-acid sequence MQDIITKIDQEEINGIVWRACDTFRGAVDPESYKNYILTMLFLKYISDLNKDKREELERKYDGNKERIRRALKRERFVMPPECDFDFLCGKRDEPNIGELINIALDSIEDENKGKLENVFRAIDFNSEPILGETLDRNRRLKNLLEDFADNRLDFRPSHLGGNDVIGDVYEYLIDRFASGAGKKGGEFYTPKCVSVLLSRLLDPQPGDRICDPACGSGSLLIRVAQRIGKDDFSLYGQESNGNTWALCKMNMFLHGMDSARIEWGDTLNNPKLIEDDRLMKFNIVVANPPFSLDKWGAENAGADRFRRFYRGIPPKSRGDFAFISHMVETALEADGKVGVIVPHGVLFRAGSEGVIRKKLIEDNFLHAVIGLPTNLFFGTGIPTAILIFDKSRPNKSISDVLFIDASRDYGESKSHNILREQDIEKITSAFGAYETIDKYTYRATLEEIAESDYNLNIPRYIDTFQEEEEVDIAAVQREINMIEAELASTRAEMNNWLKELGYGS; translated from the coding sequence ATGCAAGACATAATTACTAAAATCGATCAAGAAGAAATAAACGGTATTGTGTGGCGCGCTTGCGATACGTTTCGAGGCGCGGTTGACCCTGAGAGCTATAAGAACTACATCTTAACAATGCTGTTTCTAAAATATATAAGTGATCTCAACAAAGACAAACGCGAGGAGCTTGAGCGAAAATATGATGGTAACAAAGAGCGCATCCGACGCGCGTTGAAACGTGAGCGTTTTGTGATGCCGCCGGAGTGCGATTTCGATTTCCTTTGCGGTAAGCGAGATGAGCCGAACATAGGCGAGCTTATTAACATCGCCTTGGATAGTATTGAAGACGAAAACAAAGGCAAATTGGAGAATGTGTTTCGTGCTATCGATTTCAACAGCGAACCGATACTTGGCGAGACGTTGGATCGAAATAGGCGTCTGAAAAATCTGCTTGAGGATTTTGCGGATAACAGACTTGATTTTAGACCCTCTCACCTTGGCGGAAACGATGTAATCGGCGATGTATATGAGTATTTAATTGATAGGTTTGCATCCGGCGCTGGGAAAAAAGGCGGAGAATTTTATACACCGAAGTGTGTATCTGTCTTGCTCTCCAGGTTGCTTGATCCACAACCTGGAGACAGAATATGCGATCCGGCATGTGGTTCAGGATCATTGCTCATTCGGGTAGCTCAACGTATTGGAAAAGATGATTTCTCATTATATGGTCAGGAGAGCAATGGAAACACATGGGCGCTTTGCAAGATGAACATGTTTTTGCATGGAATGGACAGCGCACGCATCGAATGGGGAGACACACTTAATAACCCTAAGCTCATTGAAGATGATCGGCTGATGAAATTCAATATTGTTGTTGCAAATCCACCATTCTCGCTTGATAAATGGGGAGCTGAAAATGCCGGAGCCGACCGCTTTCGCAGATTTTACCGTGGCATTCCACCTAAAAGTCGAGGAGACTTTGCATTTATAAGTCACATGGTTGAGACTGCGCTGGAGGCCGATGGTAAAGTCGGTGTTATAGTTCCGCATGGAGTTCTGTTCCGTGCAGGTTCTGAAGGCGTTATACGAAAAAAACTGATTGAAGATAACTTTCTGCATGCTGTTATCGGTTTGCCTACTAATCTGTTTTTCGGAACAGGTATACCAACAGCCATTTTGATCTTTGATAAGAGCCGCCCTAATAAGAGCATTTCAGATGTACTTTTCATAGATGCCAGCCGAGATTACGGAGAAAGTAAGAGCCATAATATTCTTCGTGAACAGGATATTGAAAAGATCACATCCGCGTTCGGAGCTTATGAGACAATAGATAAATACACCTACCGCGCAACACTTGAGGAAATCGCCGAGTCGGATTACAATCTCAACATCCCGCGCTATATAGATACCTTCCAAGAAGAAGAGGAAGTCGATATAGCCGCAGTTCAGCGGGAGATCAATATGATCGAAGCGGAGCTTGCTTCTACTAGGGCTGAGATGAACAATTGGCTGAAGGAGTTGGGATATGGCTCTTAA
- a CDS encoding restriction endonuclease subunit S, producing MALNGLYPASVKPGIPKLGIQPDGWRKVVIRDIVQVVERPCNVSQNLSYQLIIARRNRGGIEPRCVLNGKQIKTKTQFYVKAGDFLISRRQIVHGACGVVPPYLDGAIVSNEYAVLVPRDGLTIEYLGFLCHTNYFQQTCFHASVGVAVEKMVFRIDQWLRYKFYLPPVKEQHIISKILSAAELSIDQITRLIEAKNILKKGLMQQLLTGKKRFREFDGQDWTEYKLGKIFKERVEIGREDLPLLSVTADNGVVDRDDLIKRDTSSSDKSKYKRVAPGDIAYNTMRMWQGRSALSDKDGIVSPAYTVCVPQEEVDGQFAEHLFRIPEIIYKFRRYSQGLVDDTLNLKYPAFAEIKLAFPCKQEQCRIANVLNSISKEINLLERQQEALKQQKKGLMQKLLTGQVRVKI from the coding sequence ATGGCTCTTAACGGTTTATACCCAGCTAGCGTCAAGCCGGGAATACCAAAACTTGGTATTCAGCCGGATGGATGGCGAAAGGTAGTAATTCGAGACATAGTACAGGTTGTTGAAAGACCATGCAATGTATCACAAAACTTGTCATACCAGCTAATCATTGCACGGCGAAATCGAGGCGGCATAGAACCTAGATGTGTGCTCAATGGCAAACAGATAAAGACCAAGACGCAGTTTTATGTTAAGGCTGGAGATTTCCTGATCTCCCGCCGTCAGATAGTCCATGGTGCATGTGGTGTGGTTCCTCCTTATCTTGATGGTGCAATTGTCTCTAACGAGTATGCAGTTCTGGTTCCCCGAGACGGCCTTACCATTGAATATCTCGGGTTTCTTTGCCATACTAACTATTTTCAACAAACATGTTTTCACGCCAGCGTGGGTGTAGCAGTGGAGAAGATGGTTTTTCGCATTGATCAGTGGCTTAGATATAAATTCTACCTACCACCTGTAAAAGAGCAGCATATCATCTCGAAGATACTGTCAGCCGCTGAACTATCCATCGATCAAATAACGAGACTGATCGAAGCAAAAAATATCCTCAAGAAAGGCCTAATGCAGCAGCTTCTTACAGGAAAGAAGAGGTTCCGTGAGTTTGACGGGCAGGATTGGACTGAATATAAGCTTGGCAAAATATTCAAAGAACGCGTAGAAATAGGTCGGGAAGACCTTCCGCTTCTCTCTGTAACTGCAGACAATGGTGTAGTCGATAGGGATGATCTCATCAAGCGGGATACATCAAGCTCAGATAAGAGTAAATACAAACGTGTCGCACCTGGCGATATCGCCTATAACACGATGCGTATGTGGCAAGGACGCTCCGCCCTATCTGACAAAGATGGCATTGTTAGCCCTGCCTACACAGTATGTGTTCCACAGGAAGAAGTTGACGGTCAATTTGCGGAGCATCTTTTTCGAATTCCTGAGATTATATACAAGTTCCGTCGTTATTCGCAAGGGCTTGTTGATGACACACTGAATCTCAAATATCCTGCGTTCGCCGAAATCAAGCTTGCTTTTCCATGTAAACAAGAGCAATGTCGTATCGCTAACGTGCTCAATTCTATTTCAAAGGAAATCAACCTGCTCGAACGACAACAAGAAGCTTTGAAACAACAGAAAAAAGGCCTTATGCAAAAATTACTTACTGGACAAGTGAGGGTGAAAATATAA
- a CDS encoding HsdR family type I site-specific deoxyribonuclease → MPDVPLMKEDHISQIPALQFLQNLGYTYLTPEEANSSRGGRTGDVILEGILAKQLRCMNTINYRDNQYPFSEGNIMSAIQSLKDIMNDGLIRTNERVYNLLCLGKSLSQSINGDTKSFTLQYIDWEHPERNVYHVAEEFNVGRTGTRQPYTPDIVLFVNGIPLVVIECKSPHSGSENNKPIDQAISQQIRNQKDDGIPQLFFYSQLLLALSKNEAKYGTTGTPAKFWAVWKEADIDNEVSRLINKPLSSDKKTKLFSKRFRYVRDYFDAIEVDGGREITEQDRALYSLCRPDRLLELAFQFIVYDAGEKKIARYQQYFTVKKIAERIRQIDSTGKRKGGVVWHTQGSGKSLTMVMLAKSIALESSINDYKIILVTDRVDLDDQIFTTFKHCGREVVQAKTGKNLMALLSGQKQRIITTVIDKFDAAVGSKGLRIDNPDIFVLVDESHRGQYGPRHARMQKTLPNACYIGFTGTPIMHQHKNTVSKFGGIIPPAYTMRDAVRDKAVVPLLYEGRQVKQMVFKEPIDSWFERITASLTKEQVADLKRKYSTADELNKALQNVMRIALDVSEHFRDNWQNSGFKAQLVTPNKPTALLYKKFLDEFGVVTSEILISGPDEREGEEDIREENTSEVIHFWKTMMDRYGSEKDYNREVINAFKFDDQPEIIIVVSKLLTGFDAPRNTVLYLAKKMEGHSLLQAIARVNRLYDGKDFGYILDYWGVLSELDQALTFYDKLSEYDGEDLDTLAVTSISAEVEKLPQRHSDLWDLFKDIRNTRDEEQYELLLAQEDLREKFYQRFSEFGRTLSIALSTVKFITETSDDKIDLYKRDRDFFARLRVNVQRRYAEVVNFRDYQPQIKKLIDTYVGTGDIEKLNEPVNIFDTDAFEEEVVRQTGDASKADIIAHNTMRSISEHMQEDPVFYKKFSQLLEEAIRAFHQERIIKADEYLKRVRSIMNSVVTRTGDDVPEALRERDVAKAFYGCIKENREKHGIDNDERDIWSEAAIGIEDIIRVHKKVDWETDVDKQNQMRNDIEDYLFDMKDKCGLELTFDDIDVIMEQCLDIAKLRIHQR, encoded by the coding sequence ATGCCGGACGTACCGTTAATGAAAGAAGATCATATATCGCAGATACCCGCACTACAATTTTTGCAGAACCTCGGGTACACATATCTCACGCCTGAGGAAGCAAATTCGTCTCGCGGTGGACGGACCGGCGATGTCATACTCGAAGGTATTCTAGCAAAACAACTTCGGTGCATGAACACCATCAACTATCGCGATAATCAGTACCCGTTCAGTGAAGGCAACATCATGAGCGCAATTCAGTCGCTCAAGGACATCATGAACGATGGGCTTATACGGACAAATGAACGAGTATACAATCTGCTCTGTCTCGGGAAAAGCCTGTCGCAGTCTATAAATGGCGACACAAAGAGTTTCACCCTCCAATACATTGATTGGGAGCATCCGGAACGCAATGTATATCATGTTGCCGAAGAATTCAATGTAGGACGCACTGGCACACGGCAACCATATACTCCCGACATCGTGCTTTTCGTAAATGGTATACCATTGGTGGTAATCGAATGCAAGTCACCTCATTCCGGTAGTGAAAATAACAAGCCTATTGATCAGGCAATTTCTCAGCAAATACGAAACCAGAAAGATGATGGCATTCCACAACTTTTCTTTTATTCTCAACTGCTGCTGGCACTATCCAAGAATGAGGCAAAATACGGAACAACTGGAACTCCCGCCAAGTTCTGGGCTGTTTGGAAAGAAGCAGATATTGATAATGAAGTGAGTCGGCTGATCAACAAGCCTCTTTCTTCCGACAAGAAGACAAAACTCTTTAGTAAACGATTCCGCTATGTTCGGGACTACTTCGATGCAATTGAAGTTGATGGCGGCCGAGAGATTACCGAACAAGACCGCGCATTATACTCTCTCTGTAGACCCGATAGACTACTGGAGTTGGCATTTCAATTTATTGTTTACGATGCCGGAGAGAAAAAGATAGCACGATATCAGCAATATTTTACTGTAAAGAAAATCGCAGAGCGGATCAGGCAGATTGACAGCACAGGAAAACGAAAAGGTGGTGTGGTCTGGCACACTCAAGGTAGCGGTAAATCACTCACAATGGTAATGCTCGCTAAGTCAATTGCCCTCGAATCAAGCATCAATGATTACAAAATTATACTGGTTACTGACAGGGTGGATTTGGATGATCAAATATTCACTACCTTTAAGCATTGCGGCAGAGAAGTAGTGCAGGCAAAAACAGGAAAGAATCTGATGGCACTTCTGAGCGGTCAGAAGCAGCGTATTATCACTACAGTTATCGATAAATTCGATGCGGCAGTTGGATCCAAGGGGCTGCGCATCGACAATCCTGATATATTCGTGTTAGTAGATGAAAGTCATAGAGGCCAATATGGTCCCAGGCATGCCCGGATGCAGAAAACTCTACCAAATGCCTGCTATATTGGCTTCACAGGTACGCCAATTATGCACCAGCATAAGAATACTGTCAGCAAGTTCGGCGGTATTATACCTCCAGCATATACAATGCGTGATGCAGTCAGAGACAAGGCAGTAGTACCGTTGCTCTATGAGGGACGCCAAGTTAAACAGATGGTGTTCAAGGAACCGATTGATAGCTGGTTCGAGCGGATAACAGCTTCTTTAACTAAGGAACAAGTCGCAGACCTCAAACGCAAGTATTCTACTGCTGACGAGTTGAATAAGGCTCTGCAGAACGTGATGAGAATCGCTTTGGACGTGAGCGAGCACTTCCGTGACAATTGGCAAAACTCAGGATTCAAGGCGCAATTGGTAACTCCTAACAAGCCGACGGCACTTCTATATAAGAAGTTCCTTGACGAGTTTGGAGTGGTAACAAGCGAGATCCTCATATCTGGTCCAGATGAACGAGAAGGCGAAGAAGATATCCGAGAGGAGAACACCAGCGAGGTGATTCACTTCTGGAAAACGATGATGGATAGATATGGAAGTGAGAAAGACTATAACCGTGAGGTTATTAACGCATTCAAATTCGATGATCAACCCGAAATAATCATTGTAGTCAGCAAGCTCCTAACTGGTTTCGACGCTCCCAGAAACACAGTTTTGTATCTTGCAAAGAAGATGGAAGGGCATTCTCTTCTTCAGGCGATTGCAAGAGTCAACCGATTGTATGATGGTAAAGACTTCGGTTATATCCTTGACTACTGGGGCGTTCTCTCGGAACTTGATCAAGCACTTACATTTTATGACAAGCTTTCTGAGTATGATGGGGAAGATTTGGATACGCTTGCGGTAACCAGCATTAGTGCAGAAGTTGAGAAGTTGCCACAGCGCCATTCTGATCTATGGGATCTGTTCAAAGATATAAGAAACACAAGAGATGAGGAACAATATGAGCTATTGCTTGCTCAGGAAGACCTGCGCGAGAAGTTCTATCAGCGCTTCTCCGAATTCGGAAGAACGCTATCTATTGCCCTTTCAACTGTAAAGTTCATCACCGAGACATCAGATGACAAGATTGATCTTTATAAACGTGACCGTGATTTCTTCGCAAGACTCAGAGTGAATGTCCAACGGCGCTACGCAGAAGTTGTCAACTTCCGAGATTATCAGCCTCAGATCAAAAAGCTCATAGATACCTATGTTGGAACAGGCGATATTGAGAAACTAAACGAACCGGTCAATATCTTCGATACCGATGCATTTGAGGAAGAGGTTGTGCGACAGACGGGTGACGCCTCAAAAGCGGACATAATAGCCCACAATACCATGCGATCTATTAGTGAGCACATGCAAGAAGATCCAGTCTTCTATAAGAAGTTTTCCCAGCTTCTGGAAGAAGCGATCCGCGCATTCCATCAAGAGCGCATCATCAAAGCGGATGAATACCTAAAGCGGGTCAGAAGTATTATGAACTCGGTGGTTACCAGAACTGGGGATGATGTTCCAGAGGCATTACGCGAACGAGATGTTGCCAAAGCATTTTATGGCTGCATTAAAGAAAATCGTGAGAAGCACGGCATTGATAATGACGAGCGTGATATATGGTCTGAGGCCGCTATTGGCATTGAAGATATTATTCGTGTACATAAGAAAGTTGATTGGGAAACTGATGTTGATAAGCAAAATCAAATGCGTAATGACATAGAAGACTATTTGTTTGATATGAAAGACAAGTGTGGGCTAGAACTTACATTTGATGACATCGATGTAATTATGGAGCAATGCCTAGATATAGCAAAGCTGAGGATTCACCAAAGGTAA
- a CDS encoding M48 family metallopeptidase: MGIAVHTITYGQQSINFTVRFSHREKLTISVHPDLSVIVDAPDDKQIAEVVARVKRRAGWIVRQRDFFERFKPEQPERRYVGGETHIYLGRQYRLKLIEDKLEYVKLTRGYFLIQTRNPHDSTKVKSLLDKWYADHSRRVIRTRIDRCFESLQRYGVNYPTSITFRRMSKRWGSCNKAGGVMLNTELAKASVFCIDYVITHEMCHLKYTNHSKDFYRLLDLVMPDWKRRKSKLEIL; this comes from the coding sequence ATGGGAATAGCAGTCCATACAATTACCTACGGACAACAAAGCATCAACTTTACTGTTCGTTTCAGCCATAGGGAAAAACTAACTATATCGGTACACCCGGATCTTTCTGTAATCGTTGATGCACCTGACGACAAACAAATCGCTGAAGTAGTTGCGAGAGTGAAACGCCGGGCGGGATGGATCGTGCGTCAACGTGATTTCTTCGAACGTTTTAAGCCTGAACAACCTGAGCGACGCTATGTTGGCGGCGAAACGCATATATATCTGGGTAGACAATATCGGCTCAAATTGATTGAAGACAAGTTAGAATACGTTAAACTTACGCGAGGCTACTTTCTGATACAAACCCGAAATCCGCATGATTCAACCAAAGTCAAAAGTTTACTCGATAAATGGTATGCAGATCACAGTCGCCGTGTGATTAGAACGCGTATTGATCGTTGTTTTGAGTCTCTTCAAAGGTATGGTGTCAACTATCCCACATCGATTACATTTCGGCGAATGTCCAAACGCTGGGGAAGTTGCAACAAAGCTGGCGGCGTAATGCTAAACACTGAACTAGCAAAGGCATCGGTGTTTTGCATAGATTACGTGATTACTCACGAGATGTGCCATCTGAAATATACAAACCACAGCAAGGATTTCTATAGACTGCTTGATCTTGTAATGCCAGATTGGAAAAGAAGAAAGTCTAAATTAGAGATATTGTAA
- the rpsI gene encoding 30S ribosomal protein S9 → MEQTARYYGTGHRKNATARVWLVPGEGNVTINGRTMSEYVGRKALELLIMQPFEAVDSMGKFDVVAKCTGGGISGQAGAVRHGISKALLEAGDDMRTPLRRQGFLTRDPRVKERKKYGRKRARRGFQFSKR, encoded by the coding sequence TTGGAACAGACCGCAAGATATTATGGTACGGGTCACAGAAAGAACGCTACGGCAAGAGTATGGCTGGTTCCGGGTGAGGGGAACGTCACCATCAACGGTCGAACGATGTCTGAATACGTCGGGCGAAAGGCTCTTGAGTTGCTTATTATGCAGCCGTTTGAAGCCGTCGATTCGATGGGCAAGTTCGATGTTGTAGCCAAGTGCACAGGCGGAGGCATTTCCGGTCAGGCCGGTGCTGTACGCCATGGCATCAGTAAGGCTCTGCTTGAGGCAGGCGATGACATGCGCACTCCGCTTCGGCGCCAAGGCTTTTTGACAAGAGACCCGAGAGTTAAAGAACGAAAGAAATACGGACGCAAGAGAGCGAGAAGAGGGTTCCAGTTCAGCAAGCGCTAA
- the rplM gene encoding 50S ribosomal protein L13 has product MGTYFAKREDTTKKWFVIDGAGMPLGRVAAEAAKILRGKHKPTFTPHMDCGDHVIIINASKLVLTGTNKGAELIYRHSGYPGGLKSVSRASMMEQTPEKAVMRAVKGMLPHNKLGDAILKKLRVYAGSEHSQDAQKPEELKF; this is encoded by the coding sequence ATGGGTACATATTTTGCTAAACGCGAAGATACGACAAAAAAGTGGTTTGTGATTGATGGTGCTGGGATGCCACTTGGAAGAGTGGCGGCTGAGGCTGCAAAGATTCTACGTGGCAAGCATAAGCCGACATTTACTCCACACATGGACTGTGGCGATCATGTTATAATCATAAACGCTTCAAAGCTTGTCTTGACAGGGACCAACAAGGGTGCCGAGCTTATATACAGGCATTCCGGCTATCCTGGTGGTCTTAAGAGTGTAAGTCGTGCATCAATGATGGAGCAAACACCCGAGAAGGCAGTTATGCGGGCAGTCAAAGGTATGCTTCCGCACAACAAGCTGGGTGATGCGATACTGAAAAAGCTCAGAGTCTATGCGGGTTCAGAGCACTCTCAGGATGCTCAGAAGCCCGAGGAATTGAAATTCTAG